A region from the Solibacillus sp. FSL H8-0523 genome encodes:
- a CDS encoding FIST N-terminal domain-containing protein, with protein sequence MDLIRSAITKTKQVQKAIDELSFTIHKDPALVLFFASTSYSFEELVACFAIKYPKSQVVGVTTTGEMGPLGFDEHSLSVQSYAAQFGKVQPTLMTDIAQYPIFERQKLVSSAKQLGIPLQSKNIEKEGLAFVFPVGLHAGEEKMLSVVNSIFEHDGFPIFGGTAGDDAKFEATYVSVNGEITSTGGAVIFMKPTVDFYIIKENNFESTGKKVKITKADPEKRLVYEMDGRPAAEVYAKALGVPVSTLAQHWSLYPLGRKFNNEFHNASPFMVRESGALEFYCQVYEGATLEILQPRDAIKEMEKTIDNFTNHFTELNGVFACNCILRKLQFQQERLFGQMNERLKQLPNLCGFSSYGEQLNKSQLNQTMVLIGFGKLRAE encoded by the coding sequence ACGTCTTACTCATTTGAAGAGCTTGTCGCATGCTTTGCGATAAAATACCCAAAAAGCCAGGTTGTTGGAGTAACGACGACTGGAGAAATGGGTCCACTAGGATTTGATGAACATAGCCTAAGTGTACAAAGTTATGCAGCACAGTTTGGTAAAGTTCAACCGACATTAATGACCGATATCGCACAATACCCAATCTTTGAGCGCCAAAAGCTTGTAAGCTCTGCCAAGCAATTAGGCATTCCATTACAGTCAAAAAATATCGAAAAAGAAGGCCTTGCATTTGTATTTCCTGTTGGCTTACATGCAGGAGAGGAAAAAATGCTGTCGGTTGTCAATTCGATTTTTGAACATGACGGATTCCCGATTTTCGGTGGTACTGCCGGAGATGATGCAAAATTTGAGGCGACATATGTTAGTGTAAATGGTGAAATTACATCAACAGGTGGGGCAGTCATTTTTATGAAGCCAACTGTTGATTTTTATATTATTAAGGAAAATAATTTTGAAAGCACGGGCAAAAAGGTCAAAATTACAAAAGCCGACCCAGAAAAGCGCCTTGTTTATGAAATGGATGGGCGCCCAGCAGCAGAAGTGTATGCAAAAGCATTAGGTGTGCCGGTCAGTACGCTTGCGCAGCATTGGTCACTTTATCCGTTAGGGAGAAAATTCAATAATGAGTTTCATAATGCATCGCCGTTTATGGTGAGAGAATCGGGTGCACTTGAATTTTATTGCCAAGTGTACGAAGGGGCTACGTTAGAAATTTTACAGCCGCGTGATGCGATTAAGGAAATGGAAAAAACAATTGATAATTTCACGAATCATTTCACTGAATTAAATGGCGTCTTTGCGTGTAATTGTATTCTCCGAAAGCTGCAGTTCCAACAAGAGCGTCTCTTTGGACAAATGAATGAGCGTTTAAAACAACTTCCGAATTTATGCGGGTTTTCGAGTTACGGTGAGCAGCTAAATAAATCACAGTTAAACCAAACGATGGTGCTAATTGGCTTTGGTAAATTAAGAGCGGAGTGA